The Diaminobutyricimonas aerilata nucleotide sequence CCGGTTCGGCCCCACCGCTGGTGGCGGGGTTCGCGGACTATGACCGCCGGCTCGGATTTTCACCGACCCCGGAGCACGTGCTTGTTTCGCATGCTACAACGCCGGGGCATCCGCCGTATTCCCGTGACGCCGCGCTACGCCGACGGCGTGTCCACGAGGTGCCGGGCGGTCTGCTCGTCGACCACGAGATCGGTGATCACGCCCGCGGCGAGTGCACCGCCCAGGCTGCGGGCCTTCGAGACGCCGCTCACGATGCAGAACCGCCTCGGGATGCCGCGCAGCACCTCCAGCGACGGGCCGCTCGAACGTGCGTTGAGTCCGATGCCCTCGTCGCTGCCGTCGGCCCGGTAGAAGACGGTGGCCACGTCGCCGACGACGCCCGACTCGGCGAGCTCCCGCCGGTCGCGCGCGTCGAAGTAGTCGCCCGCGTAGACGTGGCTCGGCACGGTGGCGACGGGGGAGCCGAGGCCGAAGACGGCGAGATCGAGGCGCCGCTGCAGCTCCAACACGCGCCGGATGCTGCGCTCGCGCCACAGCGCCTCCTTCGTCGCCGGATCGTCGAAGAGGGCGGGCACCGAGAACTGGTGGGCCTCGGCGCCGAAGGCGAGAGCGAAGCGGTTGAGGATCTCGCCGGCGTAGGGGATGCCCGAGGTGCGTTCGTTGGCGGCGCCGTTGAGCTGCACGAGGTGCGTGTTGTGCGTCTTCTTCTGCGGCAGGTGGCGTGCGACGGCGCTCACGGTCGAGCCCCAGGCGAGCCCGATGCGCATGTTCGAGTCCACGAGGGTCGTGAGAATCCGTGCGGCCGAGAGCGCCACGCGCTCGAGGCGGTCGACGTCGCTCGTGCGGTCGGGCACCGGCACGACGTGGGCGGTGACCCCGTAGCGGTCCTGCAGTTCGTGCTGAAGCCGCGAGATGAGGTCGAGGGGTGAGTGGATCGAGATCTGCACGAGCCCCGCCTCCCGGGCGAAGCTCAGCAGGCGGGAGACCGAGGACCGCGACGTGTGCAGCTCGCGGGCGATGGTCTCCATCGTCAGGTCCTGCATGTAGTAGAGCTGCGCGGCGCGCAGCGCGTCGCGCGCCTTGAGGGACGACGGGTCGACCGTCTCGATCGTCATGACCCCACTGTGCACGTTTGTGCAGCCGAGTTGCAAGTTCGTGCGGCCGAGCGCATGGTGTGAGGGAAACATCCGTCGACCGAAAGCACGCCGTGAGCACGCTCAGCCCCATCACCCGGCCGGCCGTCGCCGACCTCGCCGCACACCCCCGCGCCAGCGTCCTCATCATCGGGGGCGGGATCAACGGGGTCGCCACCTTCCGCGACCTCGCGCTGCAAGGTGTCGACGTCGTACTCGTCGAGCGTGGCGACTTCGTCTCCGGCGCCTCCTCGGCCTCCTCGCACATGGTGCACGGCGGCATCCGCTACCTCGAGAACGGCGAGTTCCGACTCGTCAAGGAGTCGGTGACCGAGCGCAACATGCTGCTGCGCACCGCCCCGCACTACGTCAAGCCGCTGCTCACGACGGTTCCGATCTTCAGCACGTTCTCGGGCATCCTCTCGGCGCCGCTGCGTTTCCTCACCCACAAGCAGGGCAAGCCGAGCGAACGCGGCGCCCTGCTCATCAAGGTCGGCCTCACCATCTACGACACGTTCTCGCGCGGGGGAGGCGCCGTGCCGCGGCACCGCTTCCGCGGGCGTGCCGCGTCGCTGCGCGACCTGCCGCGCCTGAACCCCGACCTCGCGTACACGGCGAGCTACTACGACGCGTCGATGCACGACCCCGAGCGACTCGCCCTCGATGTGCTGCGCGACGGTCTCGACGCCGGGCCGCACGCGCGCGCGGTCAACTACGTCGAGGCGATCGGCACCGACGACGGCGGCGTGGTCGTGCGCGATCGCGAGACCGGCGAACGGATCGTGCTGCGTGCCGACGTGGTCGTCAACACGACCGGACCGTGGACCGACCTCACCAACCGTGCTCTCGGGCGCGAGACGGCGTACATGGGCGGCACCAAGGGCTCGCACATCGTGCTCGACAACCCGGAACTGCTCGCCGCGACCGCCGGGCGGGAGATCTTCTTCGAGCACTCCGACGGGCGCATCGTGCTCGTCTACCCGCTCAAGGGCCGGGTCATGGTGGGCACGACCGACATCGACGCGGATCCCTCGCAGCCGGTCGTCTGCACCGAGGAGGAGGTCGACTACTTCTTCGACCTCGTGAAGCACGTCTTCCCCGACATCACGGTGACCCGCGACCAGATCGTCTACCGGTTCGCCGGCATCCGCCCGTTGCCGCGGCACGACGACACCCAGCCCGGGTTCGTCTCCCGTGACTACCGGATCGAGCGCGGCGAGCTCGGCGGGGCGCCGCTGCTGAGCCTCGTCGGCGGCAAGTGGACGACCTTCCGGGCCCTCGCCGAGCACCTCTCGAATGACGTGCTCGGCATCCTCGGCCGCGAACGTCGCGTGAGCACGGCGGGGCTTCCCATCGGCGGCGGCCGCGACTACCCGTCGACCGAGGCCGCGCGTCGGGTCTGGACCGTCGCCAACGGCGACGAGGTGGGCACCGTGCGC carries:
- a CDS encoding sugar-binding transcriptional regulator; this encodes MTIETVDPSSLKARDALRAAQLYYMQDLTMETIARELHTSRSSVSRLLSFAREAGLVQISIHSPLDLISRLQHELQDRYGVTAHVVPVPDRTSDVDRLERVALSAARILTTLVDSNMRIGLAWGSTVSAVARHLPQKKTHNTHLVQLNGAANERTSGIPYAGEILNRFALAFGAEAHQFSVPALFDDPATKEALWRERSIRRVLELQRRLDLAVFGLGSPVATVPSHVYAGDYFDARDRRELAESGVVGDVATVFYRADGSDEGIGLNARSSGPSLEVLRGIPRRFCIVSGVSKARSLGGALAAGVITDLVVDEQTARHLVDTPSA
- a CDS encoding glycerol-3-phosphate dehydrogenase/oxidase yields the protein MSTLSPITRPAVADLAAHPRASVLIIGGGINGVATFRDLALQGVDVVLVERGDFVSGASSASSHMVHGGIRYLENGEFRLVKESVTERNMLLRTAPHYVKPLLTTVPIFSTFSGILSAPLRFLTHKQGKPSERGALLIKVGLTIYDTFSRGGGAVPRHRFRGRAASLRDLPRLNPDLAYTASYYDASMHDPERLALDVLRDGLDAGPHARAVNYVEAIGTDDGGVVVRDRETGERIVLRADVVVNTTGPWTDLTNRALGRETAYMGGTKGSHIVLDNPELLAATAGREIFFEHSDGRIVLVYPLKGRVMVGTTDIDADPSQPVVCTEEEVDYFFDLVKHVFPDITVTRDQIVYRFAGIRPLPRHDDTQPGFVSRDYRIERGELGGAPLLSLVGGKWTTFRALAEHLSNDVLGILGRERRVSTAGLPIGGGRDYPSTEAARRVWTVANGDEVGTVRAGQLLERYGTRAAAIIDSLGEHDVPLENAPDYTRDEIARLVADEQVVHLLDLVMRRTSLAFVGAVDEPLLRELAEIAGTVLGWDAGRREAEISATAAELRDAHGVDLHGREHVAG